A region from the Geobacter benzoatilyticus genome encodes:
- a CDS encoding DUF488 domain-containing protein codes for MVRIKRVYDEPAAEDGKRILVDRLWPRGIAKEKARIDEWLKEIAPSDELRKWFGHDPAKWEEFRERYRRELEAKAELLGGLRKLASEGTVTLLFAAKDEEHNNAVALREMLD; via the coding sequence ATGGTCAGGATTAAGCGGGTCTATGACGAACCGGCGGCCGAGGACGGGAAGCGCATCCTCGTTGACCGGCTCTGGCCCCGGGGGATTGCGAAGGAGAAGGCCCGCATCGACGAGTGGCTGAAGGAGATCGCCCCGAGCGATGAACTGAGAAAGTGGTTCGGCCACGACCCGGCAAAGTGGGAGGAGTTCCGGGAGCGGTACCGGCGGGAATTGGAGGCGAAGGCGGAGCTTCTGGGCGGGCTTCGGAAGCTGGCATCAGAGGGAACGGTGACGCTTCTATTTGCCGCAAAGGATGAAGAGCACAACAACGCGGTGGCGCTGAGGGAGATGCTCGATTAA
- a CDS encoding complex I 51 kDa subunit family protein produces MEQVLFRHNRPGRCVTFAEYRAEGGFAALEKALSGMSPNDVQQAVIDSNLRGRGGAGFPTGKKWSFVPRDIPGPRHLICNCDEMEPGTYKDRILLEANPYSLVEGITLAAYAIGVAHAFIFIRRGYEEAAENCRRAIAEAKAAGFLGNNILGSGFSLELDVHKSAGRYICGEETALMNALEGKRANPRSKPPFPAVKGLWGRPTVVNNVETLANIPAIITGGAAWFKGLARIPEAAGMKLFCVSGPVQNAACFELPLGMTLGEIIDGPCGGMLPGREFKACIPGGASTPFFTRAHWNVPMDFDTVAKAGSRLGTGGIVVLDQNTCMVAATLNLVSFYARESCGWCTPCREGLPFVRDVLTRIEAGAGREEHIGILREHVQYLNYAFCPLAPGAMGPVEGLLRLFEDEVREHIVLGRCPIGR; encoded by the coding sequence ATGGAACAGGTCCTATTCCGACATAACCGCCCCGGCCGGTGCGTGACCTTTGCCGAGTACCGGGCCGAGGGTGGCTTCGCGGCCCTGGAGAAGGCCCTCTCCGGCATGTCCCCCAATGACGTCCAGCAGGCGGTGATCGACTCGAACCTGCGGGGGCGGGGCGGCGCCGGGTTCCCCACGGGGAAGAAATGGTCCTTCGTCCCCAGGGACATCCCCGGCCCCCGCCATCTCATCTGCAACTGCGACGAGATGGAGCCGGGGACCTACAAGGACCGGATTCTCCTGGAGGCGAACCCCTACTCGCTGGTGGAGGGGATAACCCTGGCCGCCTACGCCATCGGCGTGGCCCATGCCTTCATCTTCATCCGGCGAGGCTACGAGGAGGCGGCGGAGAACTGCCGCCGGGCCATAGCCGAGGCAAAAGCTGCGGGCTTCCTGGGCAATAACATCCTCGGCTCCGGCTTCTCCCTGGAGCTGGACGTCCACAAGTCCGCCGGGCGCTACATCTGCGGCGAGGAAACGGCCCTCATGAACGCCCTGGAGGGAAAACGGGCCAACCCTCGCTCCAAGCCCCCCTTCCCGGCGGTGAAGGGGCTATGGGGGCGCCCCACGGTGGTGAACAACGTGGAGACCCTGGCCAACATCCCGGCCATCATCACGGGGGGAGCCGCCTGGTTCAAGGGGCTGGCACGGATTCCCGAGGCCGCGGGGATGAAGCTCTTCTGCGTGAGCGGCCCGGTGCAAAACGCTGCCTGCTTCGAGCTCCCCCTGGGGATGACCCTCGGCGAGATCATCGACGGCCCCTGCGGCGGCATGCTGCCGGGGCGGGAGTTCAAGGCGTGCATCCCCGGCGGGGCGTCAACGCCATTCTTCACCAGGGCCCACTGGAATGTACCCATGGATTTCGACACCGTGGCCAAGGCCGGGTCGCGGCTCGGCACCGGCGGCATCGTGGTCCTCGACCAGAACACCTGCATGGTGGCGGCAACCCTGAACCTGGTCTCCTTCTATGCCCGGGAATCGTGCGGCTGGTGCACCCCCTGCCGGGAAGGGCTCCCCTTCGTGCGGGACGTCCTGACCCGAATCGAGGCGGGCGCGGGGCGGGAGGAGCATATCGGCATCCTCCGGGAGCACGTGCAGTATCTCAACTACGCCTTCTGCCCCCTGGCCCCCGGCGCCATGGGACCGGTGGAAGGGCTTCTGCGCCTCTTCGAGGATGAGGTCCGGGAACATATAGTCTTGGGGCGCTGCCCGATTGGGCGTTGA
- the nuoG gene encoding NADH-quinone oxidoreductase subunit NuoG, with protein sequence MPKLIIDHITVEVPAGTSVLEAAKTVGIWIPHFCYHPALGSVGACRLCAVKLLDGPVKGIQMSCMLPAQDGMVVSTTDPDALKMRSLVIEWLMTNHPHDCPVCDEGGECLLQDYTVAGGHGIRRFEGKKRTHVNQELGPYIQHEMNRCIQCYRCVRFYQEYAGGSDFGVMGSARRVYYGRFQEGTLESPFSGNLVDICPTGVFTDKTARFRARYWDYEMAPSVCPWCSLGCNTVPAARYRELLKTMARENPAVNGHFICDRGRFGNAAVNDPARPRVPLVDGEEVSWDAALDALMLRVTELGDTYGPGSLAVVGSPRLALEGNILLARLAEALGAGHLCYFAGREEGARVSAAASLLSGSNAASMADVRNADCVVILEADLRAEGPMMLLAVRQAWRHGAPVFLVGNHSPLDQARTVSMEAIELSFLEEVPLAIFERPVVICGTRNNTPAAIELLARAEAKIACLLPGPNAFGAGLLAQEHGSVSLEEAVASGGVKGIIAIEADIPEDLPARVPFLVAADWLPTETVRQAGIVLPTAAWVEADGTYVNNEGRAQRFRKAMASGFPIRGLPARYHASPDKPVPFHPPRVHRSAPPGGEPRPAWRIVAELTKRCGGDTVAEPFEGRWEVLRGLDPEGKGVRLQP encoded by the coding sequence ATGCCGAAACTTATTATCGACCACATAACGGTTGAAGTCCCCGCCGGCACCAGCGTCCTGGAGGCGGCCAAGACCGTGGGGATCTGGATCCCACACTTCTGCTACCACCCGGCACTGGGGAGCGTGGGGGCATGCCGGCTCTGCGCCGTGAAGCTGCTGGACGGGCCGGTGAAGGGGATCCAGATGTCGTGCATGCTCCCGGCCCAGGACGGCATGGTGGTTTCCACCACCGACCCCGATGCCCTGAAGATGCGAAGCCTCGTCATCGAGTGGCTCATGACCAACCACCCCCACGACTGCCCGGTCTGCGACGAGGGGGGCGAATGCCTCCTGCAGGACTACACTGTTGCCGGGGGCCACGGCATCCGCCGCTTCGAGGGGAAGAAGCGGACCCATGTGAACCAGGAGCTGGGGCCATACATCCAGCACGAGATGAACCGCTGCATCCAGTGCTACCGCTGCGTCCGCTTTTACCAGGAGTACGCCGGCGGCAGCGACTTCGGGGTCATGGGGAGCGCCCGGCGGGTCTACTACGGCCGGTTCCAGGAGGGGACGCTGGAATCCCCCTTCTCGGGAAACCTCGTGGACATCTGCCCCACCGGGGTCTTCACCGACAAGACCGCCCGGTTCCGGGCCCGCTACTGGGACTACGAAATGGCCCCCTCGGTCTGCCCCTGGTGCTCCCTTGGCTGCAACACCGTGCCGGCGGCCCGCTACCGGGAGCTCCTGAAGACAATGGCACGGGAGAACCCAGCCGTGAACGGCCACTTCATCTGCGACCGGGGGAGGTTCGGCAACGCCGCCGTGAACGACCCGGCCCGCCCCCGCGTGCCCCTGGTGGACGGGGAGGAGGTTTCGTGGGATGCCGCCCTCGACGCCCTCATGCTGCGGGTTACCGAGCTGGGGGATACGTACGGCCCCGGAAGCCTGGCAGTGGTCGGCTCGCCGCGGCTGGCGCTGGAGGGAAACATTCTCCTGGCGCGGCTGGCCGAAGCACTCGGCGCGGGGCACCTCTGCTACTTTGCCGGCAGGGAGGAGGGGGCGCGGGTTTCCGCAGCCGCCTCCCTGCTCTCCGGCAGCAACGCCGCCTCCATGGCGGATGTGCGGAATGCGGACTGCGTGGTCATCCTCGAAGCGGACCTCCGGGCCGAAGGGCCCATGATGCTCCTGGCGGTCCGGCAGGCCTGGCGCCATGGCGCTCCGGTCTTCCTGGTGGGGAACCATTCCCCCCTGGACCAGGCCCGGACCGTTTCAATGGAAGCCATCGAGCTCAGCTTTCTGGAAGAGGTTCCCCTGGCGATATTCGAGCGCCCCGTGGTCATCTGCGGCACCAGGAACAACACCCCCGCCGCCATCGAGCTCCTTGCCCGGGCCGAGGCCAAAATCGCCTGCCTCCTCCCCGGTCCCAACGCCTTCGGGGCGGGACTCCTGGCGCAGGAGCACGGCTCCGTCAGCTTGGAAGAGGCAGTGGCCTCCGGGGGCGTCAAAGGGATCATCGCCATAGAGGCCGACATCCCCGAAGATCTGCCGGCGCGGGTCCCCTTTCTCGTCGCCGCCGACTGGCTCCCCACGGAGACGGTCCGGCAGGCCGGGATCGTACTCCCCACCGCCGCCTGGGTGGAAGCGGACGGCACCTACGTCAATAACGAAGGGCGAGCCCAGCGCTTCCGCAAAGCCATGGCCTCCGGGTTCCCCATCCGTGGACTCCCGGCCCGCTACCACGCCTCCCCCGACAAGCCGGTCCCCTTCCATCCGCCGCGGGTGCACCGGAGCGCCCCGCCGGGCGGTGAACCCCGGCCAGCATGGCGGATCGTAGCGGAACTCACTAAGCGCTGTGGAGGGGATACGGTAGCCGAGCCCTTCGAGGGACGGTGGGAGGTGCTGCGGGGCCTTGATCCGGAAGGGAAAGGAGTGAGACTGCAACCCTGA
- a CDS encoding DUF4160 domain-containing protein has translation MPTVLRIGSFRFHFYSDERNEPPHIHVETPEGECKFWLDPIVLARNKGVPPLVVRAIERLVFEHQVYLKEKYHEYHNP, from the coding sequence ATGCCAACCGTTTTGAGAATAGGCTCCTTCCGCTTCCATTTCTATTCCGACGAACGGAACGAGCCACCGCACATTCATGTTGAAACGCCCGAAGGGGAATGCAAGTTCTGGCTCGACCCAATCGTTCTTGCCCGCAACAAAGGGGTTCCGCCCTTAGTTGTGCGGGCAATAGAACGGCTGGTTTTTGAGCACCAAGTCTACCTTAAGGAGAAATACCATGAATACCACAACCCATAG
- a CDS encoding DUF2442 domain-containing protein codes for MNTTTHSIEMPEPAAIRVWVEKRTVFLELTDGRIIGFPADRFKILSRATDEQLQDVTLRLNGHALRWEELDEDITVPGIVAGNFQLPYMKEAS; via the coding sequence ATGAATACCACAACCCATAGCATCGAAATGCCTGAACCTGCCGCAATCCGGGTATGGGTCGAGAAGCGGACCGTCTTTCTGGAACTTACCGATGGACGTATCATTGGTTTTCCGGCAGACCGGTTCAAAATCCTTTCGCGGGCCACCGACGAACAGCTCCAGGATGTCACCCTACGGCTTAACGGGCATGCACTGCGTTGGGAAGAACTGGACGAGGACATAACGGTGCCAGGCATCGTGGCCGGCAACTTTCAGCTTCCGTACATGAAAGAGGCTTCGTAG
- the nuoH gene encoding NADH-quinone oxidoreductase subunit NuoH: MSPIALDIAIHLAKIALIFFVVLTLAAYLVFAERKVLAWIQDRKGPNRVGPFGLLQPLADLIKLLTKEDFRPAGADKWLFYLAPAMAAIPAILTFAVIPFGAPVTLFGREIPLQVADLNVGLLFFMALSSIAVYGVALGGWASNSKYALLGSIRGLAQLISYELSMGLALVPTVMLAGSLRLSDIVAAQEGIWFIVYQPVAFVIFLISIAAECKRIPFDIPEAEGELVAGFHTEYSGMRFGLFFVGEYINIIVLGGLATTFFLGGWQGPVLPPFVWFSVKTLAFAFFFIWMRGTLPRLRYDQLMHLGWKVLTPLALVNILATGWILMLL; the protein is encoded by the coding sequence ATGTCACCCATCGCCCTCGACATAGCCATCCACCTGGCAAAGATCGCCCTGATCTTCTTCGTGGTGCTGACGCTGGCGGCGTACCTGGTCTTTGCCGAGCGGAAGGTGCTGGCCTGGATCCAGGACCGCAAGGGGCCGAACCGGGTGGGGCCCTTCGGGCTGCTGCAGCCGTTGGCGGATCTCATCAAGCTCCTGACCAAGGAGGACTTCCGCCCGGCCGGGGCCGACAAGTGGCTCTTCTATCTGGCGCCGGCCATGGCGGCGATCCCCGCCATCCTCACCTTTGCGGTGATTCCTTTCGGGGCGCCGGTGACCCTATTCGGCCGGGAGATTCCGCTCCAGGTGGCGGACCTGAACGTGGGGCTCCTTTTCTTCATGGCGCTTTCGTCCATCGCGGTGTACGGGGTGGCCCTGGGGGGGTGGGCGTCCAACTCCAAGTACGCGCTCCTGGGCTCCATCCGGGGGCTGGCCCAGCTCATCTCCTACGAGCTATCCATGGGGCTGGCGCTGGTGCCCACGGTGATGCTGGCGGGGTCGCTCCGGCTGTCGGACATCGTGGCGGCCCAGGAAGGGATCTGGTTCATCGTCTATCAGCCCGTGGCGTTCGTGATCTTTCTCATCAGCATCGCGGCGGAATGCAAGCGGATCCCCTTCGACATCCCCGAAGCGGAGGGGGAGCTGGTGGCCGGGTTCCACACCGAGTACTCGGGGATGCGCTTCGGCCTCTTCTTCGTGGGGGAGTATATCAACATCATCGTCCTGGGGGGGCTGGCGACGACGTTTTTCCTGGGGGGATGGCAGGGGCCGGTGCTCCCGCCGTTCGTCTGGTTCTCGGTGAAGACACTCGCCTTCGCCTTCTTCTTCATATGGATGAGGGGGACCCTGCCGCGGCTTCGCTATGACCAGCTCATGCACCTGGGGTGGAAGGTGCTGACGCCGCTGGCCCTGGTCAACATTCTCGCCACCGGATGGATACTGATGCTTCTGTAA
- a CDS encoding ankyrin repeat domain-containing protein: MVENVNTKDKHGHTPLIEAAKTGNADTIKELLTHGADMEAKSEKGKTALHYAAANGQVAAIKVLLEAGAEVDPRDQEWHTPLMLAANYGCNECVETLLTAGADPLAKMKLGNTALTYAEANGHPDTLDLIKKAQRAKAGTA, encoded by the coding sequence ATGGTTGAGAACGTGAATACGAAGGATAAGCATGGTCATACACCTCTCATCGAGGCGGCAAAAACGGGGAACGCGGATACGATCAAGGAACTCCTGACCCACGGCGCCGACATGGAGGCCAAGAGCGAAAAGGGAAAGACCGCCCTGCACTACGCGGCGGCCAACGGCCAGGTGGCGGCCATCAAGGTCTTGCTGGAGGCGGGCGCTGAAGTGGACCCCCGGGACCAGGAATGGCATACCCCCCTTATGCTGGCGGCAAATTACGGATGCAACGAGTGCGTGGAAACCCTCCTGACGGCCGGCGCTGACCCCCTGGCCAAGATGAAGCTCGGCAATACTGCCCTGACCTATGCGGAAGCGAACGGACACCCCGACACCCTGGATCTCATAAAAAAAGCCCAACGGGCCAAGGCGGGCACCGCCTGA
- the nuoI gene encoding NADH-quinone oxidoreductase subunit NuoI, whose product MAIFADFKAIATGLFVTWKHIFRKAATIEYPEIKRTPAPRYRARIVLTRDPEGGERCVACYLCSAACPVDCISMEAAEDGNGRRHARWFRINFSRCIFCGLCAEACPTLAIQMTPDYEICERDIMELVYEKEDLLTDGCGKDPAYNFYRHAGIGIAQPRGTGEREEEPVDVRGLMP is encoded by the coding sequence ATGGCCATTTTCGCCGATTTCAAAGCTATCGCCACGGGGCTCTTCGTCACCTGGAAGCACATCTTCCGGAAGGCGGCTACCATCGAGTACCCGGAGATAAAGCGAACCCCGGCCCCCCGCTACCGGGCGCGGATCGTGCTTACCCGCGACCCGGAAGGCGGCGAGCGCTGCGTGGCCTGCTACCTCTGCTCCGCCGCCTGCCCCGTTGACTGCATCTCCATGGAAGCGGCGGAGGACGGAAACGGGCGCCGCCATGCCCGCTGGTTCCGGATCAACTTCTCCCGCTGCATCTTCTGCGGCCTCTGCGCCGAGGCCTGCCCCACCCTTGCCATCCAGATGACCCCCGACTACGAGATCTGCGAACGGGACATCATGGAACTGGTCTACGAGAAGGAAGACCTCCTCACGGACGGCTGCGGCAAGGATCCGGCCTACAACTTCTACCGCCACGCCGGCATCGGCATCGCCCAGCCACGGGGAACGGGAGAACGGGAGGAGGAACCGGTGGACGTTCGGGGGCTGATGCCCTGA
- a CDS encoding NADH-quinone oxidoreductase subunit J, with amino-acid sequence MEQALFYILAAVTIIATALAITEKHAVHAIVYLVTSFFALAVIFFLLGAPVVAVFEVIIYAGAIMVLFLFVIMMLDLGHPERARLPGGRDWWPALVLGIVTVAAGLTLVASRAPAVTATGKAVGVKEFALALFGKYGVAVEVVSMQLLFALVGALYLAKRRER; translated from the coding sequence ATGGAACAGGCTCTCTTCTACATACTGGCCGCCGTTACCATCATCGCCACGGCTCTGGCCATCACCGAAAAGCACGCGGTGCACGCCATCGTCTACCTCGTCACCTCGTTCTTCGCCCTGGCGGTGATCTTCTTCCTGCTGGGCGCGCCGGTGGTGGCGGTGTTCGAGGTGATCATCTACGCCGGCGCCATCATGGTCCTCTTCCTTTTCGTGATCATGATGCTCGATCTGGGGCATCCGGAGCGGGCCCGGCTTCCCGGCGGCCGCGACTGGTGGCCGGCCCTCGTGCTCGGCATCGTGACCGTGGCGGCGGGGCTTACCCTCGTCGCCTCCCGCGCCCCGGCGGTGACGGCAACGGGGAAGGCCGTCGGCGTCAAGGAGTTCGCCCTGGCCCTCTTCGGGAAATACGGCGTAGCGGTGGAGGTGGTCTCCATGCAGCTTCTCTTCGCCCTGGTGGGGGCACTCTACCTGGCCAAAAGGAGGGAGCGGTGA
- the nuoK gene encoding NADH-quinone oxidoreductase subunit NuoK, which yields MIVPFEHILILAGILFALGLVCVLVWRMNLIMLLIGIEIMLNAAMLAFVGGAARWGMADGQVFSLIIMAMTSAEVALALAMVVYLHRRKKTVDADEFRELKG from the coding sequence GTGATCGTACCCTTCGAGCATATCCTGATACTCGCCGGCATCCTCTTTGCCCTGGGGCTCGTCTGCGTCCTGGTCTGGCGCATGAACCTCATCATGCTCCTCATCGGCATCGAGATCATGCTCAACGCCGCCATGCTCGCCTTCGTGGGGGGAGCGGCCCGTTGGGGGATGGCCGACGGCCAGGTCTTCTCCCTCATCATCATGGCCATGACCTCCGCCGAGGTGGCCCTGGCCCTTGCCATGGTGGTCTACCTCCACCGGCGCAAGAAAACGGTGGATGCGGATGAGTTCCGGGAGTTGAAAGGATGA
- the nuoL gene encoding NADH-quinone oxidoreductase subunit L, translating to MKLYLSLILLLPLLGGTVNALAGRKLPRRACEVLACAAVWGAFVCAALAFVAYKAPVTVELATWLEDFDFSAPIALYLDPLSLVMTVMITFVCGLIHLYAVGYMAEEGSPARFFALLNLFVFAMLVLVLAENLPLLYLGWEGVGFCSYALIGFWYDDPKNATAGRKAFITTRIGDTAFGIGIVWCFQLFQTASITQINQMGAVVPVGVITALGLLFLAGAMGKSAQVPLMVWLPDAMAGPTPVSALIHAATMVTAGVYLMARMSPLFSASAVVMAAVAVTGAATAFYGASCALVQRDFKRVLAYSTISQIGYMMLGVGAGAVTAATFHLLEHAFFKALLFLGAGCVIAALHHEQDIFRMGGLRRRMPVTFWAFLAGAACLAGLPPTGGFFSKDAILAAVWAKGGLLYGGLFGVGLAAALLTSFYTFRMVYLVFGGEGVKEVHHTPRIMDTMLLPLAILGLLGGFIHLPAFLADGWLGRFLATALTEGAAHLSHGEEMAVEAIAALVAITGLIAAHLRYGGVRRGARIEAAAAEPKGITAFLLNGWYADALYRLIFIRPYEALAGFLWRRVDEGVIDDSLDRLADGLGRTGQGLGRWSCGRVSVYLLSFAAGLALILGWLAWGWLV from the coding sequence ATGAAGCTCTACCTCTCTCTCATACTCCTGCTGCCGCTTCTGGGAGGCACCGTCAACGCCCTGGCGGGACGCAAGCTGCCGCGCCGGGCGTGCGAGGTGCTGGCCTGCGCCGCGGTCTGGGGGGCCTTCGTCTGTGCGGCCCTGGCCTTTGTCGCCTACAAGGCCCCGGTGACGGTGGAGCTGGCCACCTGGCTGGAGGATTTCGACTTCTCCGCCCCCATCGCCCTCTATCTCGATCCCCTCTCCCTGGTGATGACGGTGATGATCACCTTCGTCTGCGGACTCATCCACCTCTACGCCGTGGGATACATGGCGGAGGAAGGGAGCCCGGCCCGGTTCTTCGCCCTCCTGAACCTCTTCGTTTTCGCCATGCTGGTGCTGGTGCTGGCGGAAAACCTGCCGCTGCTGTACCTGGGTTGGGAGGGAGTCGGCTTCTGCTCCTACGCCCTCATCGGCTTCTGGTATGACGATCCCAAGAACGCCACCGCCGGCCGCAAGGCGTTCATCACCACCCGCATCGGCGACACCGCCTTCGGCATCGGCATCGTCTGGTGCTTCCAACTCTTCCAGACTGCATCCATCACCCAGATCAACCAGATGGGAGCCGTGGTCCCCGTGGGGGTCATCACCGCCCTGGGGCTCCTGTTTCTGGCCGGGGCCATGGGGAAATCGGCCCAGGTCCCCCTCATGGTCTGGCTACCCGACGCCATGGCCGGCCCCACTCCGGTCTCGGCCCTGATCCACGCCGCCACCATGGTCACCGCCGGGGTCTACCTCATGGCCCGGATGTCGCCCCTGTTCAGCGCCTCCGCCGTGGTCATGGCCGCCGTGGCCGTGACCGGCGCCGCCACCGCCTTCTACGGCGCCTCGTGCGCCCTGGTGCAGCGGGATTTCAAGCGGGTGCTGGCCTACTCCACCATCAGCCAGATCGGCTACATGATGCTCGGGGTCGGGGCCGGGGCCGTCACCGCCGCCACGTTCCATCTCCTGGAGCACGCCTTCTTCAAGGCGCTCCTCTTCCTGGGGGCCGGCTGCGTCATCGCCGCCCTCCACCACGAGCAGGACATCTTCCGGATGGGTGGCCTGCGCCGGCGGATGCCGGTCACCTTCTGGGCCTTCCTGGCCGGGGCCGCCTGCCTGGCGGGGCTCCCCCCCACCGGCGGCTTCTTCAGCAAGGACGCCATCCTGGCCGCGGTCTGGGCCAAGGGGGGACTCCTCTACGGCGGGCTCTTCGGTGTCGGCCTCGCGGCGGCGCTCCTCACCTCCTTCTACACATTCCGGATGGTCTATCTCGTCTTCGGCGGCGAGGGGGTGAAAGAGGTCCACCATACCCCCCGCATCATGGACACCATGCTCCTCCCCCTGGCGATCCTGGGGCTCCTGGGGGGCTTCATCCATCTGCCGGCATTCCTGGCCGACGGCTGGCTCGGCCGCTTCCTGGCCACGGCCCTCACCGAAGGGGCCGCCCACCTCTCCCACGGCGAGGAAATGGCCGTGGAGGCAATCGCCGCCCTTGTGGCCATCACCGGGCTCATAGCCGCCCACCTCCGCTACGGGGGGGTGCGGCGCGGGGCGCGGATCGAGGCTGCCGCCGCGGAACCCAAAGGGATCACCGCCTTCCTCCTGAACGGCTGGTACGCGGATGCCCTCTATCGGCTCATCTTCATCCGCCCCTACGAGGCCCTGGCCGGCTTCCTCTGGCGCCGGGTTGACGAAGGGGTCATCGACGACTCCCTCGACCGCCTGGCCGACGGCCTCGGCAGGACGGGCCAGGGGCTGGGCCGCTGGAGCTGCGGACGGGTCTCGGTCTACCTCCTCAGCTTCGCGGCGGGGCTGGCGCTGATTCTGGGTTGGCTGGCGTGGGGGTGGCTGGTTTAG
- a CDS encoding ATP-binding protein, which yields MNLNESLVYWNPWWSGEGQWLRAVEREAVPHLRTLLERKEILTISGVRRSGKTTILHLLAKSLLDKGTPAGNILHLNLEDPAFRDLGVFALYEKYLELMNPEGKVYLFLDEIQEADGWQRDLRKLYDGPRDVKLVISGSNSSLLKGENATLLTGRTLFCEVYPFSFREFVALRGGPSSPEPHLLLKEKTRLMHLFGEYLIYGGFPEVVTEPDSKVKRLLLKEYYNAILTRDVLRRHPVRQTARYESAAHWLISNTTGLFSAKGLAPALSINPTTLEEYLGFLEDVYLFFALKHFSFSVKRQLTYPRKVYCVDNGFIEAASFRFSDDWGKLLENQVHAELKRRGHECYYWKGKKECDFVVLDRGAVTSAIQVCHSLADEATKKRELAGALEAMNEFGLDRGLILTREEFDTVKTDGKTIEVMPVWWWLLVR from the coding sequence ATGAACCTTAACGAATCGCTCGTCTACTGGAACCCGTGGTGGAGCGGCGAGGGACAATGGCTGCGGGCCGTTGAGCGCGAGGCGGTGCCGCACCTGAGAACCCTTCTCGAAAGGAAGGAGATCCTCACCATCAGCGGCGTCAGGAGGAGCGGCAAGACCACCATCCTACACCTGCTGGCGAAATCGCTCCTGGACAAGGGGACCCCAGCTGGAAACATCCTCCATCTCAACCTGGAGGACCCGGCGTTCCGGGACCTCGGCGTCTTCGCCCTCTACGAAAAATATCTGGAGCTGATGAATCCCGAAGGGAAGGTCTACCTCTTCCTCGACGAAATCCAGGAAGCGGACGGCTGGCAGCGGGACCTCCGCAAGCTTTACGACGGCCCGCGGGACGTGAAGCTGGTCATCAGCGGCTCCAACTCGTCGCTCCTGAAGGGTGAGAACGCCACCCTCCTCACCGGCCGCACCCTTTTCTGCGAGGTCTATCCCTTCTCGTTCCGGGAGTTTGTCGCCCTCCGCGGCGGTCCTTCCTCGCCGGAACCGCACCTGCTCCTGAAGGAGAAAACGCGGCTCATGCACCTGTTCGGGGAATACCTCATCTATGGGGGTTTCCCCGAGGTGGTCACCGAACCGGACTCGAAGGTCAAGAGGCTCCTCCTGAAGGAATACTACAACGCCATCCTCACCCGGGATGTGCTGCGGCGGCATCCGGTACGCCAGACCGCCCGATACGAATCGGCCGCCCACTGGCTGATCAGCAACACCACCGGGCTGTTCAGCGCCAAGGGCCTTGCACCGGCGCTTTCCATAAACCCGACTACCCTGGAGGAATACCTGGGCTTTCTGGAGGACGTCTACCTCTTTTTTGCCCTGAAGCATTTCTCCTTTTCCGTCAAGAGGCAGCTCACCTATCCGCGCAAGGTCTACTGCGTGGACAACGGGTTCATCGAAGCCGCCTCCTTCAGGTTTTCGGACGACTGGGGAAAACTCCTGGAAAACCAGGTCCACGCGGAACTGAAGCGCCGGGGGCACGAGTGCTACTACTGGAAGGGGAAAAAGGAGTGCGATTTTGTGGTGCTGGATCGGGGCGCCGTCACCTCCGCCATCCAGGTCTGCCACTCCCTCGCCGATGAGGCCACGAAAAAGCGCGAGCTGGCCGGTGCCCTGGAGGCGATGAATGAATTCGGGCTCGACCGGGGGCTGATTCTCACCCGCGAGGAGTTCGACACGGTTAAGACAGACGGCAAAACCATCGAGGTGATGCCGGTCTGGTGGTGGCTGCTTGTGAGGTAG